The region AGTCCAAGAATGTGAGGCCCAATGAGGATGCGCAGTACGTACTCTCGGAAATGAAGAGCGAGGGATTCAGCATAGGCGTTATATCCAATGTAATATTTTGGAGCAGCTCAGTCACAAGGAAGCTACTGAGTAAGTACGGCTTTAGCAAGTTCATTGATGTGCAGGTATACGCGGACGAGGTGGGCAGGGCAAAGCCGCACCCAGCAATTTTCGAGAGGGCGCTGGAGCTTTTGACCCACGGTATTGAGCCCGACATTGCCATTCACGTGGGTGATGGGTTTAAGGAGGACTTCCTGGGCGCGGTGCTTGATGACATAGTTGGTGTTTTTATTGATAGGGATGGTTCACTAGTGAAGGGTGGTAGCCCCATGGAGTTCATTAGATGCAGGGCCTACGGGGTTAGGAGATTGAAGGAGGTACTACTCATACCCCACCTACTGAGTGAGTGTGGAACCTAGTGACCGCTTGACTAGCCATGGAGAAAACAATATTAATTTACCCACTGGGGTGGGGGTAATGATGCCATTTAAGTGCATGCCAAATTGTGGTTACTGCTGCACCATATCACCAGTCACGGTATTTCCCCACGAAATGATAATACTGAGGATGCTCGCGGAAGACCTTGATGTGAAGGATCTAACCTTCAAGCCTGGCTATGTGATTCTAGATGTTAAGAATGGGGTTAGGATAGCCCTATCATACCTAATGCAATTGAACGATGAGGGAC is a window of Vulcanisaeta thermophila DNA encoding:
- a CDS encoding HAD family hydrolase, giving the protein MSLKVVTFDAYNTLINYGREFIDEVTSNITKYLRSLSMEVSFDYVREAYVNLDREIRLRRVVEMAYVPPMDNVRRFLETVSRKYGFRLSEDIVMNVAEIINNTLLESKNVRPNEDAQYVLSEMKSEGFSIGVISNVIFWSSSVTRKLLSKYGFSKFIDVQVYADEVGRAKPHPAIFERALELLTHGIEPDIAIHVGDGFKEDFLGAVLDDIVGVFIDRDGSLVKGGSPMEFIRCRAYGVRRLKEVLLIPHLLSECGT